The following proteins are co-located in the Legionella busanensis genome:
- a CDS encoding endonuclease domain-containing protein gives MDKAILRQHAKTLRRQSTDSEKRLCYYLRANRLGFKFKRQVPLGVYIVDFVCLEKRLVIEIDGGQHLNNQSYDMARTAWLNTHGFEVLCFWNNDVLQQTASVIEVILRALTYSTLRPAIDLQASPG, from the coding sequence ATGGACAAAGCTATATTAAGACAACATGCAAAAACATTACGAAGGCAAAGCACTGATTCAGAGAAACGTCTTTGCTATTACCTCAGAGCGAACCGACTTGGCTTTAAATTCAAACGACAAGTTCCTCTAGGAGTATATATAGTTGATTTTGTTTGTCTCGAAAAACGCTTAGTTATTGAAATTGATGGTGGTCAACATCTTAATAACCAAAGTTACGATATGGCTCGAACTGCTTGGTTAAATACGCATGGATTTGAAGTATTGTGTTTTTGGAATAATGATGTACTACAACAAACAGCCTCAGTCATCGAGGTTATTTTACGTGCATTAACATATAGTACTTTAAGGCCAGCAATAGACTTACAAGCATCACCTGGATAA
- a CDS encoding Rne/Rng family ribonuclease — protein MEKMLINATQSEEIRVALVKDNHLYDLDIDCPSEIKKKGNIYKAVVTRREPSLDAVFVEYGAKRQGFLPLKEIAPEYLSKDPQSFGDDKPPITALIREGQELLIQVDKEERGNKGAALTTFITLAGCYLVLMPNNPNSGGISRRIEGDERDELRETLNALQLPEGMGLIIRTAGVGKGQDELQADLDMLCNQWQAIRHAYQNQMAPCLIHQEGDVIIRSIRDNLRKSVSEIIIDDQVSYVKAKQYIEQVKPDFLPNVKLYNNPVPLFNCYQIESQIETAYQREVLLPSGGSLVIDRTEALVSIDINSAKATGGTDIEATALNTNLEAADEIARQLRLRDLGGLIVIDFIDMGSGKNQRDVENRLKEALKADRARIQIGRISRFGLLEMSRQRLRLSLGEAAQEICPRCEGRGTVRNIQSHSLSIIRLIEEEALKDKTAEVHVQLPVEMATFIMNEKRDFILNIEKRHKVCILIIANPHMQRPQYSITRLKEDNVGKNKKPSYSLIQQPELDMVRANTDSVKLDEPAVKTFTPSSTTKTPTAGFIKRLWSSLFGHTEETNKVDTEHKSNQQRTKPKHHKPHEKRTQNSKRRRPNNSGHHSNINQQQRHSGGQGQGGQRKKGNSNQNQQQQNNNNRVIPLKPDLIKKKEAMVNKESEN, from the coding sequence ATGGAAAAAATGTTAATAAATGCAACTCAATCGGAGGAAATTAGAGTTGCTTTAGTTAAAGACAATCACTTATATGATTTAGATATTGACTGTCCTTCTGAAATTAAGAAAAAAGGAAATATCTATAAAGCCGTTGTTACTCGCCGCGAGCCTAGTCTTGATGCGGTGTTTGTCGAATATGGCGCTAAAAGACAGGGGTTTTTACCTCTGAAGGAAATCGCGCCTGAATATTTAAGTAAAGATCCACAGAGTTTTGGCGATGATAAGCCGCCTATTACGGCTCTTATCCGTGAAGGCCAAGAGTTATTAATTCAAGTAGATAAAGAAGAAAGAGGTAATAAAGGTGCTGCTTTAACCACCTTTATCACGCTAGCGGGTTGTTATTTAGTCTTAATGCCTAATAATCCTAATTCTGGTGGTATATCACGACGAATTGAAGGCGATGAACGCGATGAATTACGCGAAACATTAAATGCTCTTCAATTACCTGAAGGCATGGGCCTTATTATTCGTACTGCAGGTGTTGGTAAGGGTCAGGATGAATTACAAGCAGATTTAGATATGTTATGCAATCAATGGCAAGCTATTCGTCATGCCTATCAAAATCAGATGGCTCCTTGCCTTATTCATCAAGAAGGCGATGTTATTATTCGCTCCATTCGCGATAATCTTCGAAAATCTGTTTCTGAAATTATTATTGACGACCAAGTTTCCTACGTCAAAGCTAAGCAATATATTGAACAAGTTAAGCCTGATTTTCTGCCCAATGTTAAATTATATAACAATCCCGTTCCTTTATTTAATTGTTATCAAATCGAAAGCCAAATTGAAACAGCTTATCAGCGTGAAGTACTTTTACCATCGGGTGGATCATTGGTAATTGATAGAACAGAAGCCCTCGTATCGATTGATATTAACTCTGCTAAAGCTACAGGTGGCACTGATATTGAAGCTACAGCTTTAAATACTAATCTTGAAGCAGCTGATGAAATTGCTCGTCAGTTACGCCTACGAGATTTAGGTGGGCTAATCGTTATTGATTTTATAGACATGGGCTCTGGTAAAAATCAAAGAGATGTAGAAAATCGGCTTAAAGAAGCCCTTAAAGCAGATCGTGCCCGTATTCAGATAGGTCGAATTTCCCGCTTTGGCTTATTAGAAATGTCTCGCCAACGCTTACGTTTATCTCTAGGAGAAGCTGCACAAGAGATCTGTCCCCGGTGTGAAGGCCGTGGTACAGTCCGTAATATACAATCCCATAGTCTTTCTATTATTCGCTTAATTGAGGAAGAAGCTTTAAAGGATAAAACAGCTGAGGTTCACGTCCAACTACCGGTTGAAATGGCAACATTCATTATGAATGAAAAGCGTGATTTCATCTTAAATATTGAGAAAAGACATAAAGTTTGTATATTAATTATTGCCAATCCTCATATGCAAAGGCCGCAATATAGTATTACACGCTTAAAAGAAGATAATGTCGGTAAAAATAAGAAACCGAGTTATAGTCTCATTCAACAGCCTGAGCTAGATATGGTTCGTGCTAATACTGATTCTGTTAAACTAGATGAACCGGCCGTAAAAACTTTTACACCCTCTTCAACCACTAAAACGCCTACAGCAGGCTTTATTAAACGTTTATGGAGTAGTCTCTTTGGCCATACTGAAGAAACTAATAAGGTAGACACTGAACATAAATCTAATCAACAGCGCACGAAACCGAAACATCATAAACCTCATGAAAAACGTACCCAGAATTCAAAACGCCGTCGTCCTAATAATAGTGGCCATCATAGCAATATAAATCAACAGCAACGCCATTCTGGTGGCCAGGGCCAGGGTGGGCAGAGAAAAAAAGGTAACTCTAACCAAAACCAACAGCAACAAAATAATAACAATCGAGTTATTCCTCTTAAGCCAGATTTAATTAAAAAAAAAGAAGCCATGGTGAATAAGGAATCGGAAAACTAA
- the ankH gene encoding Dot/Icm T4SS effector AnkH/LegA3: MTIANDIISCRMPDFELYIREGETLDDIDEYGFTPLIECAITRQSPIAKELLARGVEVNKPDVTGRTPLHWAVDNNDLELAKLLLEHGANPNAYTSSGMAVLVYPILRGQDALKHLLYQYGAKLDFAQDFINAKLIGHRYELQGDIDIVTAEGEFIELDFEGFILEFTVAMIKDSLRRFLSSYSTRHLREHFLYIQYTMDAFEIAGELLKLQHHFNMNQQGSHLEQLIKSPLLILPAASRGHAMCFVKYGDWWAKIDRGENSLKEGSVNIYKISQPEAFNIHFLQEFLYKKQPRRYFHQTINKQLGLIPTAQIPISSQISGNCSWANVQAVIPVTYALQSLVYGQELSVETALMVYDSWVEWDKDRALDEAVQRFYQANRLRQASIAAMLGTVLFQACDYDNAHHMGRAEKILTILTLPEYYYILKSYLEIYCIRQLTRRGNNLLKILDDCGVNPNIGVTPIATGLKD, encoded by the coding sequence ATGACCATCGCTAATGATATTATTTCATGTCGCATGCCCGATTTTGAGCTTTACATACGTGAAGGTGAGACACTCGATGACATCGATGAGTATGGTTTTACACCCTTAATTGAATGTGCAATAACAAGGCAATCTCCTATTGCTAAAGAGTTACTTGCGCGCGGTGTAGAAGTTAATAAACCTGATGTTACGGGCAGAACGCCATTACACTGGGCTGTTGATAATAATGATTTAGAGCTTGCTAAGCTTTTACTTGAACATGGAGCAAATCCCAATGCTTATACCAGTTCAGGCATGGCGGTATTAGTCTATCCAATTTTAAGAGGGCAAGATGCATTAAAGCATTTACTTTACCAATATGGTGCTAAGCTTGATTTTGCTCAGGATTTTATTAATGCCAAACTAATAGGGCATCGCTATGAGTTACAGGGCGATATCGATATTGTTACGGCTGAAGGAGAATTTATTGAATTAGACTTTGAGGGATTTATTTTAGAATTTACGGTGGCAATGATTAAAGATTCCTTGCGGCGTTTTCTTAGTAGTTATTCAACGAGGCATTTACGGGAACATTTTCTTTATATTCAATATACGATGGATGCTTTTGAAATTGCAGGAGAATTACTTAAATTACAACACCATTTTAATATGAATCAACAGGGCAGTCATTTAGAACAATTAATTAAATCACCTCTTCTTATCTTACCTGCTGCTAGTCGCGGACATGCCATGTGTTTTGTAAAGTATGGAGATTGGTGGGCGAAAATTGATAGAGGGGAAAATAGCCTAAAAGAAGGAAGTGTTAACATTTATAAAATTAGCCAGCCTGAAGCATTCAATATTCATTTTTTACAAGAATTTTTATATAAAAAACAACCGCGTCGATACTTTCATCAGACAATTAATAAGCAGTTAGGCTTAATTCCAACAGCACAAATCCCTATTAGTTCGCAAATTAGTGGTAATTGTTCTTGGGCAAATGTTCAAGCAGTCATTCCGGTAACTTATGCTTTGCAATCTTTAGTCTATGGACAGGAGCTTTCTGTAGAAACAGCTCTAATGGTATACGATAGCTGGGTAGAATGGGATAAAGATCGCGCGCTTGATGAAGCAGTACAACGTTTTTATCAAGCTAATCGGTTAAGACAGGCTAGTATAGCAGCTATGCTTGGCACCGTTTTATTTCAAGCTTGTGATTATGATAATGCCCATCATATGGGAAGAGCAGAAAAAATCTTAACTATCCTCACGTTACCTGAGTATTATTATATTCTCAAAAGCTATTTAGAAATTTACTGTATCAGACAGTTAACCCGTCGAGGCAATAATCTATTAAAAATTTTAGATGACTGTGGGGTAAATCCTAATATTGGTGTGACACCTATAGCGACTGGGTTGAAAGATTAG
- a CDS encoding enoyl-ACP reductase FabI, giving the protein MGFLSGKRALIIGLASNRSIAYGIAKALHAQGAELAFTYQNEKLKSRVENMAAEFNSNLTFPCDVAHDHEITDLMEQLKSQWSQLDILIHSVAFAPADQISGDFIECVNREGFHIAHDISAYSLVALAKAALPLMQDTNGSILTLSYYGAEKAVPNYNVMGIAKASLEASVRYLAASLGPRGLRVNAISAGPIKTLAAAGIKDFRKMQSAYAETTPLKRNVTADEVGNTAAFLSSDLASGITAEVIHVDAGYHAVAMSNLE; this is encoded by the coding sequence ATGGGTTTTTTAAGTGGAAAGAGAGCACTAATTATTGGTTTAGCCAGTAACCGCTCTATTGCTTACGGTATTGCTAAAGCGCTTCACGCACAAGGTGCTGAACTTGCTTTTACTTATCAAAATGAGAAGCTAAAATCGCGCGTTGAGAATATGGCGGCAGAATTTAACTCAAACTTAACCTTTCCCTGCGATGTTGCTCATGATCATGAGATCACTGATTTAATGGAACAGTTAAAAAGTCAGTGGTCACAATTAGATATTTTAATCCATTCGGTTGCTTTTGCCCCAGCTGATCAAATTAGTGGTGATTTTATTGAATGCGTAAACCGTGAAGGTTTTCACATTGCGCATGATATTAGCGCTTATAGTTTAGTTGCCTTAGCTAAAGCAGCTCTTCCTTTAATGCAAGATACCAATGGCTCAATATTAACATTAAGTTATTATGGTGCTGAAAAAGCGGTGCCTAATTATAATGTGATGGGAATAGCTAAAGCGAGCCTGGAAGCCTCAGTACGTTATCTTGCAGCAAGTTTAGGACCCCGCGGCCTTCGAGTAAATGCTATCTCAGCTGGCCCTATTAAAACACTCGCGGCGGCAGGTATTAAAGATTTCCGTAAAATGCAAAGTGCATATGCTGAAACGACACCTTTAAAACGTAATGTTACAGCTGATGAAGTTGGTAATACCGCAGCCTTTCTATCCTCTGATTTAGCTTCAGGGATTACGGCAGAAGTTATCCATG
- the prmB gene encoding 50S ribosomal protein L3 N(5)-glutamine methyltransferase: MSTTFNEVMQLDTIADFLRFGLTQAHNYELYYGHGTDNAWDDIRSLILGSLSLPFDIDNFLLQTRLTPSEKQFLANQLEKRIKDRIPVPYLTKQAFFCGLPFYVDERVLIPRSPIAELIERQFSPWVDPNRVERILDLCTGSGCIAIACSYAFPDAFVDATDISHEALEVARINCQRHQLEDVVNLIKSDCWHNLGEKRYDIIVSNPPYVGDAEMLTLPREYLHEPDMALRTEQNGLAIVKKILAEAHNYLTKEGVLIVEVGNSEEELISAYPDLSFTWLDFERGGQGIFLLTAQQLKDYFKSDK; encoded by the coding sequence ATGTCCACAACATTTAATGAAGTAATGCAATTAGATACCATCGCAGATTTTTTAAGATTTGGTCTGACACAAGCTCATAATTATGAGCTTTATTATGGACATGGAACTGATAATGCTTGGGATGATATTCGCTCTTTAATTTTAGGGAGCTTGTCCCTTCCATTTGATATTGATAACTTCTTATTACAAACACGTTTAACACCAAGTGAAAAACAATTTCTAGCTAATCAATTAGAAAAGCGAATTAAAGATAGGATTCCTGTTCCTTATCTCACGAAACAAGCATTCTTTTGTGGGTTGCCTTTTTATGTAGATGAAAGGGTATTAATTCCTCGGTCACCTATTGCTGAATTGATTGAACGACAATTTTCTCCTTGGGTCGATCCTAATCGAGTAGAGCGAATCTTAGATTTATGTACGGGGAGTGGCTGTATTGCTATCGCTTGTAGTTATGCTTTTCCAGACGCCTTTGTTGATGCCACCGATATATCGCATGAGGCATTAGAAGTAGCGAGGATTAATTGTCAACGTCATCAATTAGAGGATGTTGTCAATTTAATAAAGTCTGATTGCTGGCATAATTTGGGAGAGAAGCGTTATGACATTATTGTCTCTAATCCACCTTATGTAGGTGATGCAGAAATGCTTACACTGCCACGAGAGTATTTGCATGAACCTGATATGGCTTTACGTACAGAGCAAAATGGCTTAGCCATTGTGAAGAAAATCTTAGCAGAGGCACATAATTATTTGACTAAAGAAGGTGTCTTAATTGTTGAAGTTGGCAATAGTGAAGAAGAGTTAATTAGTGCTTATCCAGATTTATCGTTTACTTGGCTTGATTTCGAGCGGGGTGGCCAGGGTATATTTTTATTGACTGCCCAACAATTAAAAGATTATTTTAAATCGGATAAATAA
- the aroC gene encoding chorismate synthase: MSGNTFGKLFTVTTFGESHGKALGCIIDGCPPGFALSEEAIQPFLDKRKPGQSKYTTQRREEDKVEILSGTFEGLTTGAPIALIIHNTDQRSKDYEEIKDLFRPGHADFTYHAKYKHRDYRGGGRSSARETVARVAAGAIARLYLKATLGLTITGYLKQMGPLCLEFKDSQEITNNPFFCPNNHQIQDLADYIDQLRRQGDSVGARVNIYAEGVPAGLGDPVFDKLDATLAHAMMSINAVKGVEIGTGFTSVTQLGSEHRDEMSKEGFLSNHAGGILGGISTGQSLEVSIALKPTSSIVKPGRTINKQGEEVTVVTKGRHDPCVGIRAVPIAEAMMALVLMDHYLLHKAQAMNVQTRK, translated from the coding sequence ATGAGCGGAAACACATTTGGCAAATTATTTACAGTCACTACCTTTGGCGAAAGTCATGGTAAAGCCTTAGGCTGTATTATAGATGGCTGCCCACCCGGGTTTGCTTTATCTGAAGAGGCTATCCAGCCCTTTTTAGACAAACGTAAACCTGGGCAATCTAAATATACAACGCAACGACGTGAAGAAGATAAAGTTGAAATCTTATCAGGTACTTTTGAAGGCCTAACTACAGGCGCTCCAATTGCACTTATTATCCATAATACCGATCAGCGTTCTAAAGATTATGAAGAAATTAAAGATTTATTTCGCCCGGGACATGCAGATTTTACTTACCACGCTAAATATAAACATCGTGATTATCGCGGCGGTGGTCGTTCATCTGCTAGAGAAACCGTCGCTCGTGTTGCTGCAGGCGCAATCGCTAGGCTTTATTTGAAAGCAACGCTTGGATTAACAATCACAGGTTATTTAAAACAAATGGGCCCACTTTGCTTAGAGTTTAAGGATTCCCAAGAAATAACTAATAATCCTTTCTTTTGTCCTAATAACCATCAAATCCAAGACTTAGCAGACTATATTGATCAGTTACGCCGCCAAGGTGATTCTGTTGGCGCCCGTGTTAATATTTATGCTGAAGGGGTACCAGCCGGATTAGGTGATCCGGTTTTTGATAAACTTGATGCAACGCTTGCTCATGCCATGATGTCTATTAATGCTGTAAAAGGTGTAGAAATAGGTACAGGATTTACTTCAGTGACACAATTAGGGAGTGAGCATCGTGATGAAATGAGTAAAGAAGGTTTTTTAAGCAATCATGCAGGGGGTATTTTAGGGGGTATCTCAACAGGTCAATCCTTAGAAGTTAGTATTGCTTTAAAGCCTACTTCAAGCATTGTAAAACCGGGTAGAACAATAAATAAGCAGGGGGAAGAAGTAACTGTGGTAACTAAGGGTCGTCATGATCCATGCGTGGGTATTCGCGCCGTTCCCATTGCCGAGGCAATGATGGCTTTAGTATTAATGGACCATTACCTACTGCATAAAGCGCAGGCTATGAACGTTCAAACACGTAAATAA
- a CDS encoding aspartate-semialdehyde dehydrogenase, giving the protein MTKLLDVAVVGATGAVGECILTVLEERNFPINNLYPLASERSIDKTVTFKGNEFDVLNLADFDFSKVDIALFSAGASVSKVYAPIAVDAGCIVIDNTSCFRYDEDIPLIVPEVNTHRIADYYQRGIIANPNCSTIQMVVALKPIHDAVGISRINVATYQSVSGTGKKAISELISQVGELLNGRPVKASVYPQQIAFNALPHIDEFLENGYSKEEMKMVWETKKIMEDDTIRINPTTVRVPVLYGHSEAVNVELKAPLSASDARNILRSAPGIKVVDDLANLEYPTVITHAIGHDEVFVGRIREDISFPCGLNMWIVADNIRKGAATNAVQIAEILQFEYL; this is encoded by the coding sequence ATGACAAAATTACTAGATGTTGCAGTAGTTGGCGCGACAGGTGCGGTAGGTGAATGTATATTAACTGTTTTAGAAGAGCGAAATTTTCCAATTAATAATCTGTATCCATTGGCTAGCGAGCGTTCAATTGATAAAACAGTCACTTTTAAAGGTAATGAATTTGACGTTTTAAATTTAGCAGATTTTGATTTTAGTAAAGTGGATATCGCCTTATTTTCAGCGGGTGCTTCGGTATCAAAAGTTTATGCACCCATTGCGGTTGATGCTGGTTGTATTGTTATAGATAATACATCTTGTTTCCGTTATGACGAGGATATCCCTCTAATAGTACCAGAAGTCAACACGCATCGAATTGCAGATTACTATCAGCGAGGCATTATTGCTAATCCTAACTGTTCAACCATTCAAATGGTTGTAGCATTGAAACCAATTCATGATGCTGTTGGAATTAGTCGAATTAATGTTGCGACTTATCAATCTGTTTCGGGAACTGGAAAAAAAGCAATTTCTGAACTAATATCACAAGTGGGTGAATTACTTAATGGTCGCCCAGTTAAAGCGTCTGTATACCCCCAGCAAATTGCTTTTAATGCACTTCCTCATATCGATGAATTCTTAGAAAATGGCTATAGCAAAGAAGAAATGAAAATGGTATGGGAGACTAAGAAAATCATGGAAGATGATACAATAAGGATAAACCCAACCACGGTTAGGGTTCCTGTGTTATACGGGCATTCAGAGGCTGTCAATGTTGAATTAAAAGCACCTTTAAGTGCAAGTGATGCACGTAATATTTTGCGTAGTGCACCAGGAATTAAAGTTGTAGATGACTTAGCAAATTTAGAATATCCAACAGTTATTACTCATGCTATTGGCCATGATGAGGTGTTTGTTGGTCGTATTAGAGAGGATATCTCTTTCCCTTGTGGCCTTAATATGTGGATAGTTGCTGACAATATACGCAAAGGTGCGGCAACAAATGCTGTACAAATTGCAGAAATTCTGCAATTTGAGTATTTATAA
- the udk gene encoding uridine kinase produces MSKLPIIIGISGPSASGKSLLANTIVNELGSDQVVVISEDAYYKDNSHLPLTEREKINYDHPNAFDHALLCEHLKRLQKGEPIEIPIYSHSKHIRLQETRRIGRHAIIVLEGILLFTDKDLRETMDIRIFMSTPLDICLTRRLKRDVVERQRSFESVVHQYETTVRPMYLQFIEPSSRYADIIVPRGGENRIAIDMIQAKMRELLAAHQAD; encoded by the coding sequence ATGAGCAAACTACCTATTATTATTGGCATTTCTGGTCCTTCGGCATCTGGTAAAAGTCTGTTGGCCAATACTATTGTAAATGAGCTCGGTTCAGATCAAGTCGTTGTTATCTCTGAAGATGCTTATTATAAAGATAATAGTCACTTGCCTTTAACAGAGCGCGAAAAAATTAATTATGATCACCCAAATGCTTTTGATCACGCTTTACTGTGTGAACATCTTAAGCGATTGCAAAAGGGTGAACCTATAGAGATACCTATTTATTCTCACTCTAAACATATCCGTTTACAGGAAACTCGGCGCATAGGCCGACATGCTATTATTGTTTTAGAAGGGATTTTATTATTTACCGATAAAGATCTACGAGAAACGATGGATATTCGTATTTTTATGTCCACCCCTTTAGATATTTGTTTAACTCGTCGATTAAAACGGGATGTAGTTGAGAGGCAGCGGTCTTTTGAATCCGTTGTTCATCAATATGAAACGACTGTTCGCCCTATGTATCTTCAATTTATTGAACCTTCAAGCCGTTATGCTGATATCATTGTTCCTAGGGGAGGCGAAAATCGTATCGCTATTGATATGATTCAAGCAAAAATGCGTGAGTTACTTGCAGCACATCAGGCTGATTAA
- a CDS encoding IPT/TIG domain-containing protein, whose amino-acid sequence MNEIDEKIDSSLGLKPNKRKLLKLKKKNKIKIISGVNQPGILSKLSRGLSLGKAKLSALVSEASMVERKQNLIEIEPVEVSGHFAKKVPIVSNIKPTSGPLTGTRDVVINGTGFGTVADTVVVFNGNTITPKAVTPTRITFDVPSYTRVGLVQVSVITSRGRSGNVPSGFSYFTAPIGRKSSSILSDDTPDMARRRRLLEQDGHRYLAKVHAREHRSEEDKPAPEGELQNSIKQHPWLDAQRFDGVDPNLNPEPPLNTAARREFDNERREQEMEKQLRLGNMPKFSTAPKPEFK is encoded by the coding sequence ATGAATGAAATAGATGAAAAAATTGATTCTTCCTTAGGTTTAAAACCTAACAAAAGAAAATTGCTTAAGCTAAAGAAAAAAAATAAGATTAAAATTATATCAGGAGTTAATCAACCTGGCATATTGAGTAAGCTTTCCAGAGGATTGTCCCTAGGGAAAGCTAAACTTTCTGCGCTTGTTAGCGAGGCATCAATGGTTGAACGTAAACAAAATCTGATTGAAATTGAACCGGTTGAAGTATCAGGCCATTTTGCAAAAAAAGTGCCAATTGTAAGCAATATAAAGCCCACTAGCGGTCCCTTAACAGGTACACGCGACGTGGTAATTAATGGCACAGGTTTTGGTACGGTTGCAGATACAGTAGTAGTATTTAATGGCAATACAATTACGCCTAAAGCAGTAACACCAACGCGTATTACCTTTGATGTACCTTCTTATACGAGAGTGGGGTTAGTGCAGGTCTCGGTGATTACCTCACGTGGTAGAAGTGGCAATGTTCCTAGTGGATTTAGTTATTTCACAGCCCCAATTGGTAGAAAAAGTTCATCTATTCTTAGCGATGATACACCAGACATGGCGCGAAGAAGACGTTTGCTTGAGCAAGATGGCCACCGTTATTTAGCGAAGGTTCATGCCAGAGAGCATCGGTCCGAGGAAGATAAACCAGCACCTGAAGGTGAGCTACAAAATTCAATTAAACAGCATCCATGGTTAGATGCGCAACGCTTTGATGGTGTTGATCCCAATTTAAATCCAGAACCACCTCTCAATACAGCAGCACGTCGGGAATTTGATAATGAACGGCGCGAGCAAGAAATGGAAAAACAACTTCGTTTAGGCAACATGCCGAAGTTCTCTACAGCGCCAAAACCTGAGTTTAAATAG
- a CDS encoding Smr/MutS family protein — protein sequence MPKKISDEDKALFREAVKTAKPLKKSNIIEPDSLIKINKTPPNSHVKIQKTTKSIKPEKASIYLSNYYTQEVQAQTLLSFCRDNLPAKRLRELKLGKIPRQAKLDLHGFKSDLAQQILIDFIQQAINFEHRCLLIIHGKGSPHGELPVLKNLVNHWLKQIPAVIAFHSALPQDGGTGALYVLLKKNRVR from the coding sequence ATGCCTAAAAAAATATCAGATGAAGATAAAGCTTTGTTTCGTGAAGCTGTAAAAACAGCAAAGCCTCTAAAAAAGAGCAATATAATTGAGCCTGACTCTCTGATTAAAATTAATAAGACACCACCTAACTCTCATGTCAAAATTCAAAAAACTACAAAGAGCATTAAACCTGAAAAAGCATCTATTTACTTATCTAATTATTACACTCAAGAAGTTCAGGCACAAACACTTCTATCCTTTTGTCGAGACAACCTACCTGCTAAACGATTACGTGAATTGAAATTAGGAAAAATACCAAGGCAAGCTAAATTAGATTTACATGGCTTTAAATCTGATCTTGCCCAACAGATTTTAATTGACTTTATTCAGCAAGCAATTAATTTCGAGCATCGTTGCCTACTTATCATTCATGGTAAAGGTAGTCCACATGGAGAGCTACCTGTGCTTAAAAATTTAGTTAATCATTGGTTAAAACAAATTCCTGCCGTTATCGCATTTCATAGCGCTCTTCCTCAAGATGGTGGGACTGGCGCTTTATATGTTTTATTAAAAAAGAATCGAGTGCGCTAA